From a region of the Globicephala melas chromosome 19, mGloMel1.2, whole genome shotgun sequence genome:
- the FBL gene encoding rRNA 2'-O-methyltransferase fibrillarin has translation MKPGFSPRGGGFSGRGGFGDRGGRGGGRGGFGGGRGGFGGGRGGFGEGRGRGGGFRGRGRGGGGRGGGFQSGGSRGRGRGGRKGNQSGKNVMVEPHRHEGVFICRGKEDALVTKNLVPGESVYGEKRVSISEGDDKIEYRAWNPFRSKLAAAILGGVDQIHIKPGAKVLYLGAASGTTVSHVSDIVGPDGLVYAVEFSHRSGRDLINLAKKRTNIIPVIEDARHPHKYRMLIAMVDVIFADVAQPDQTRIVALNAHTFLRNGGHFVISIKANCIDSTASAEAVFASEVKKMQQENMKPQEQLTLEPYERDHAVVVGVYRPPPKVKN, from the exons GTTTCAGCCCCCGTGGGGGCGGCTTCAGTGGCCGAGGTGGCTTTGGTGACCGTGGCGGTCGCGGCGGAGGCCGTGGAGGCTTTGGCGGAGGCCGCGGAGGCTTTGGCGGAGGCCGTGGAGGCTTTGGCGAGGGCCGAGGCCGAGGCGGAGGCTTTAGGGGCCGTGGgcgaggagggggaggaagag GTGGCGGGTTCCAGTCTGGTGGCAGCCGGGGTCGTGGtcggggaggaagaaaaggaaaccagtcGGGGAAGAATGTGATGGTCGAGCCTCATCGGCATGAGG GTGTCTTCATTTGTCGAGGAAAGGAAGATGCACTGGTCACCAAGAATCTGGTCCCTGGAGAATCGGTTTATGGAGAGAAGAGAGTCTCGATTTCG GAGGGAGATGACAAAATCGAGTACCGCGCCTGGAACCCCTTCCGTTCCAAGCTGGCGGCAGCAATCCTGGGCGGCGTGGACCAGATCCACATCAAGCCAGGGGCCAAGGTGCTCTACCTGGGGGCTGCCTCGGGCACCACTGTCTCTCACGTCTCTGATATCGTAGGCCCG GACGGTCTGGTCTATGCAGTTGAATTCTCCCACCGTTCTGGCCGTGACCTCATTAACTTGGCCAAGAAGAGGACCAACATTATTCCTGTCATTGAAGATGCTCGGCACCCGCACAAATACCGCATGCTCATCG CAATGGTGGATGTGATCTTTGCTGACGTGGCCCAGCCAGACCAGACGCGGATTGTAGCCCTGAATGCCCACACCTTCCTGCGTAATGGAGGACACTTTGTGATTTCCATTAAG GCCAACTGCATTGACTCCACAGCCTCTGCAGAGGCCGTGTTTGCCTCTGAAGTGAAAAAGATGCAGCAGGAGAACATGAAGCCCCAGGAGCAGTTGACGCTAGAGCCATACGAAAGAGACCACGCTGTGGTCGTGGGTGTGTACAG GCCACCCCCCAAGGTGAAGAACTGA